The sequence below is a genomic window from Ficedula albicollis isolate OC2 chromosome 2, FicAlb1.5, whole genome shotgun sequence.
AGCATAACTTTAGGGGTTATTCCATCCCCAAAATTCACTATAAAATAGTAGCAGGAACATTtcaactgcagggaaaaaaaaaaaggaagggaagggaagggaagggaagggaagggaaaaggagactAGCTGAACAACTTTAAAGGAACAGCTTTGCCCAACTTTCTGCCCAGATATTGTGAGCAGTGTTTCACATCAGGTGCCTGTAGTTTCTTTCAAGGTAGTGATAAAGGGGTAAGTGTCACTTAAAACAGAAGCATCTATTACCCAAGCCTCCTGCTCATCACAGATGAGGCATATCCCTGGTTTACAACGTGGGCTTCATCTCTGTGGAGGCTCACAAGAGCTTCAGAGCACTTGGCCAAAAGTCTCAACAAGCCTGCCATCAGGCTGAGAAGTGAGAGGGCACTCAAATGCTTCTTTTGTGTTATCTCATGAAGAAAATCTTTAGAAGAATTTTACAGGGAagcttttagagaaaataaaaatatttatttctttcctctcctgagGATTTCTGAATTCACACTGACATTTGACTGAGCAATTACTTAGCATGCTGTACACCACATTTCACTTACAACAACAGCAGACACAGTAAAgttccccttttccccagaaGATGACAATAGTGCATACTTTTCATAGAGTGTTACAATTTTTcaaggtttgggggttttttccttctctttttaaaggCTCAAACAAGGGGAAATATGTTTGAAAGGAAGGATCTATGATGAGAGGGACACTGaaactggagagagaaaagaaaagagaaaaagaggaaaaggaaagaggaaaagaaaagaaaagaaggaaagNNNNNNNNNNNNNNNNNNNNNNNNNNNNNNNNNNNNNNNNNNNNNNNNNNNNNNNNNNNNNNNNNNNNNNNNNNNNNNNNNNNNNNNNNNNNNNNNNNNNNNNNNNNNNNNNNNNNNNNNNNNNNNNNNNNNNNNNNNNNNNNNNNNNNNNNNNNNNNNNNNNNNNNNNNNNNNNNNNNNNNNNNNNNNNNNNNNNNNNNNNNNNNNNNNNNNNNNNNNNNNNNNNNNNNNNNNNNNNNNNNNNNNNNNNNNNNNNNNNNNNNNNNNNNNNNNNNNNNNNNNNNNNNNNNNNNNNNNNNNNNNNNNNNNNNNNNNNNNNNNNNNNNNNNNNNNNNNNNNNNNNNNNNNNNNNNNNNNNNNNNNNNNNNNNNNNNNNNNNNNNNNNNNNNNNNNNNNNNNNNNNNNNNNNNNNNNNNNNNNNNNNNNNNNNNNNNNNNNNNNNNNNNNNNNNNNNNNNNNNNNNNNNNNNNNNNNNNNNNNNNNNNNNNNNNNNNNNNNNNNNNNNNNNNNNNNNNNNNNNNNNNNNNNNNNNNNNNNNNNNNNNNNNNNNNNNNNNNNNNNNNNNNNNNNNNNNNNNNNNNNNNNNNNNNNNNNNNNNNNNNNNNNNNNNNNNNNNNNNNNNNNNNNNNNNNNNNNNNNNNNNNNNNNNNNNNNNNNNNNNNNNNNNNNNNNNNNNNNNNNNNNNNNNNNNNNNNNNNNNNNNNNNNNNNNNNNNNNNNNNNNNNNNNNNNNNNNNNNNNNNNNNNNNNNNNNNNNNNNNNNNNNNNNNNNNNNNNNNNNNNNNNNNNNNNNNNNNNNNNNNNNNNNNNNNNNNNNNNNNNNNNNNNNNNNNNNNNNNNNNNNNNNNNNNNNNNNNNNNNNNNNNNNNNNNNNNNNNNNNNNNNNNNNNaaaagaaaagaaaagaaaagaagaaaagaaagagaaaagaagagaaaagttGCTGTACATTTAAAGGCATCTGATCTTCTCTTTGCTGTGCAAGTGCAAGCAAAGTATGAGCAAAGCCAATGGCACTGACCTTCCTATTGTTGAAGGGAAAGCAACAGATTCTTGACAGTTTCCAGGGCAAAACAAGGGAGACCTTGCAAACATGTCTCTGTAGGGGCTCTAAACAATAGCAAAGACTCTTTCCCAGGGCTGAATTTCTCTACTCCTTTGGCACATTTTCACAAAAGGGTTGGGTCCTTTGAGGTTATCTGCAATGTGCTTACGCTCAGAGCATTAACATGCCTGTGAGCTCTCTACCCTCAGCATACTTTTACTGTCATTAAAGAGTGActgtaatgcagaaaaaaagagtgtCTTGGAGATGAGACATTGGGCTGAAGAAAAGCAAGCCTCTAGGCTCTCACCTCTTCACATGGCTCTTGAGGCAAGCAACATCTCATTTCTAAAAACCGTATATGTTTAGTTCATAAGCTCTTTGAAAAGagattatttctttccttgtgtATGTAGGTATAGAATAGCAGCATATTGGAGCAGTGGCCTTGGCCAGAATGCCTTTTCACCATCCGTTATATACTAAGAAATTTAGcaactatgaaaaaaattttttttttcaggtctgTCTattaataaaagtatttaaaacatCATACAGcaaatttccttttatatttttgagaTTACTGAAGACTTTCAAGTGCACTGATATTTGGCTGTTCTGACTCCCAGTTTCCCAAACACAAGTGCTTATTTCTTTAGCCATATGCTATTGATTTCCAGCCATGTGGGGCACAACATTTCTTTGCAGTATTGACACAGTCGGGACAAAACTGCCATCAGCAAGCAGGTTGTGAGAACCACAACATGTGTGTTAAGATTTTGCTGtccacagctgcagaggctgctgcgTTTGGATATAGCTGTGGAGCACAGGGGTATTTTTAATTGCCTCAAAGAATTAAAGTAAGACTGCATTCAGCATCACATTAAGGATGCAAAGGCTCTAGGGTGGTGCAAGATTCATGGAGGTGAATGACCTGATCTAAACCCAACTGCACTACTCCTGCCTGTTCCAATAAGCTTCTCCCAGGTGCACAGGTGCATGACAGTACTGCCAGCATGGTATAGGAagtttgtatttctgaaaaaaattaggattaGTATTATGCAAGTCTGTTGAGTGAATCATCCTCACTGCATGGAGAGaaagtatttgaaataatttataccATTTAAAAACACCATTTTCCTTATTTACTAAATACAAGCCTGCTCATCCCTTTGGTATGTGTACCAGCTGTGTTTCTATTTACCACTGCCCACTTCTTTCAGAACTTCTGCTCTGCCCAAAAGTTTACTAATAGGCAGGCCAAATAAGCTGCTTTAAGTGGTTTTGTGAATCCTGGGCTCTGCACTGAAATCGTTGTCAGTGTCCACCAACAACACCACCCAGCAGAAAGTGCAATTACTCAACTGCTCTGttgaataaaaatgaagcaaatagGCAAAAGTACTAAAAAATGTTCATGCTGGGCTAAACTACTCAGCTACACAAGGTTATCCATATTTGAAATGCATAAAACTGGCCTTCTGTGGCACCGGTGGTTTATCTCCTACACAATAGTAATGGGGAAAAGAACAAAGTGTATCAGcactatttttaatattttaataggACTAGGATTAAATTTAATTACCTCATTTTAAAAGATCAGTTTATCAAATCTACTGTCTTAGTCCCAATTAAAACTCAGTCAGCATGCCTGTGGCTCTTCAAAATAACtatagaacttttttttttcacatattgGGGCAGGCAAAAGCCATTTCTACTTTGACTGGGATAAAGCATATGAGATGCACTGTTCATTGGCCACTTCTTCCAACCTCACCTAAAAACATTTGGCTGTTGGAGAGTGACTATTTATAGGAAAGTAAACAACTCCAGAAGTAATACTTCTTCTCTAAGTATCAGAACCTCCTTGGCCTAGTTCTCAAGGGgtgaaaatgaagatttaatcAGTCTTTAcacttatatattttttaaattatttaacttttattACTGTTGCACCATTTATACAATTACATATAATTTCAATGCATCCATtgtacattttgttttttcatttgttttccaatGAGTGTGTGTTGGTGTCTGTGACACAGAATGGAAGAGAAACTGGAACTGCAATGAACGCAGACTTTTTCATTTCCACTGACCAATAAACAGAACTACAGGTGCACCCAACCACGGACATGCATTAACTCGTCATGAGAAATCTAGGTAGGCTAAGTAGGATGAGAATGCTTTTTACTcccaaaaaatatttggagaggAAGAATTGGAGGATTGGCATTGAGAAATATGTGGACAGCTAAGTGGGTTTTGTCTGAAAGTTGGCATTCATCCACTgcataaaaaaaatatcaaaataagaaaagctgtaaataaaaaaaaccaaaacacagaaaatactgctttcaTAAAGATCTGATTGCCTTGGCACAAACCTTGTGGGCAGAATCAAATGCATCACTCCCAAACCCaatacagaacaaaaagaagatTTTGATACACTGGTGGAGTGCATTTACAGCAGTTCAGATACAAAAGATGTGCTGTACTTTCAGACATccgtttatttatttatttatttattttaatccaGGACTTGTGTCAAGTTGGCAGAAAGTATATTAGATATTTCCCCACAAAAATACTATTTGGattctcccccctccctccctcccaacTTGATGGGAcatccttttcattttttctcattttttttttttctccttcttttctggGCAATACATATTTGCTATTTCAGATCTGAAACGAGTTAGTatagctgaaaaaataaaaaaaagacacaggTTGTTTTAAGTGGTTGTTTCAACAGGCTGTCCAATTTAATCTTGCACTGCTATGGTTTGATCCGAGTTAGTGGCTGGACCTTCAGAAGGTTTGGCTTcctctgcaggggctgcagggtcCGAGGCTTTGGCAGTGGCACtaggtgctgctgctgccgcgGGCTCCTTGGAAGAAGGAGCAGCCTCGTTGCTGCTAGGTTTTGAGTCTGAAGCTGGGGCCActtcacttttaatttcttggGCTGCAGGCGCTGCGGGAGCCTCAGTCTTTTTGGCTTCCCCTTCCTCTTTGCTCTTGTCATCTGCTTTACTGGGAGCTGTGGCTTCTGAAGGCTGGGAAGCTTTTGCATCGCTGCTAGGCTCAGAGGGTTTGGGTGCTTCGCtactggcagcaggagcagaggcagcagtcGGCTCCTCTTGCTTGGGTGCCTGTTCAGTGTTCTTCTGTGGCTCTACTTTTGCATCGACAACAGCCTCCGACTTCTCAGGTTCTGTTTTCTGGGTCTCTTCCTGGGtcactgttttctccttctccccttctttttcttctgtcttatTGGCAGTGACCTGAGtatccttttctcccttctcctccttgttGTTCTCCTTCACTTCTGTGGTCTCTGTGGTTTTCTGGGCATCCTCAGCCTCCTTTGGAGTCTCCTCTTCCTCAGTTGCTGCTCCTTCAGCCTTCTTGTCTTTGTCTTTAGCTTTTTCATCATTGACACTGTATCCCTTCTTCTTCTTGCTCAGTTTGCCTCCCATGTTGGAGCTCTgtaacagaaaagagaaagggttGATTACTCAGAGCCCAACATTCATCACTAAGAGAATCAACagaatgcaaaggaaaaattgtttctgaCTGCTGAAAAGGAGACCACATGTAAGATGTTGTCAGCCTAATGTTCCCATGCTGCAGAGCACCGCTGCCACTGAGCTTAAGTCCTGCTCAGCCCTGAGAATTTCAGCCAGCAAACACCCTTCTGTCACATTCCCTTACAAACAGCCCTCTGAACACTTCTAACCCTGGTTACAGgtcagcagggaggaaggggatgGAGTAGCAAGATGATGGAGGACTAACACACAGCCACAATCTTTTGTGGCCTGAGAAAGGGTGGAAGTAGAAAAAAGACATGCTTATATTCAGGCTGGGAATGAACAGAATTTGACTGTCAATCATGTGTCATACACCCCTGGCTAACACAAAGTCCAACATCACTATAGCAAAGGCTCTGAACCACCTTTTCATTAAGGTTTGGAGAGATCAAAGGAGCCTAGAGTCAGTGAGAAGGCTAACACAGAGGCCTAACTCATGGCCAGTTTCCCTTGGATATGCAGCCTTTGTAGAGGGCTGGTGGTACCAGGGGCCAGGATCATGTTCCCTCACCCAGAGGCACGTGGGCACCCAGATCCAGCTGCCCCAGAAGCAGGAACAGCTCCCATGCACAGAGTCCCACCCAGCTTTGCAGCTTCCACAGGGATCGCCCATCCAAAGCCCTGCACTTCTCAGCAGGAtgggagggacagggactgaAGCACAGCAAGACTGAGACCACTCCAtaagacaaaagaaacaaatatagGTACTTCTGACCACAAGCTTACACGTGGCACATGACAtgatacaataaaaaaatgggagcagagaggggcaTATTTGTAGCTTCTGCTCGAGTTTTCAAGCATGACAAGCAATCAGGTACACGGCTCAGTTATTTAAAAGAAGTTGACCATGTGTGTAACCATATCAGTATTTATATAGCCTTTATGTGGGAGtcttaaacaaaaatatacaaaagtTTCACAGTACTTCAAAGCAAACTTTGTCTATGAGAACAGGAGACAGATATATTGGGtcattaatgaaaacaaaaagctctatgaatggaggaaaaaaaatacatttctaccattgaaggaaatatttaattaatgattaataaaaggttaagaaaaaatatttctgtgtttcctaCTATTTGAAAATAGGAGAAGGTGACTTTTTTCAAAAAACTGTCAAGCAAATGTTTAATGTAAGAACTTCTCCAGGGTGGATgaatcattttaattttctgttttgcaaaggTAGATATAATTACAGGCTGCATATTTTTCACACACTTGCTAAAACTGTGAATACAAATCAGTAAAATTGCTCATAGCAGGCTGAATATAAAGTAATATTACATTCAACTAAGAACTATCTGCCTCTCAGTAGATTATTTGCTACCACAGATAAaagccccaggcacagcccagcagccaaaTATCCACATGTCTTGGGCTAAACTGAGATATTATGGTCAGCAGAGATCTTTCTAATTGCAGCTTTCAAAAGGAGTAACAATTTGCAAATACTGTTGAAACGTTAtcacacagccctgcaaaaTGGTAATGTGATGTTACTGAAACACTGCTTTATTGTCTGAAATTTTACAGGAATAGCAATAAAAGGATTAACTTCCACAGAGTCACAGCTAAGCAATCTAATCTCCACCTTCATGACAGAGTAATCAGGTTTTTAGGCATTTAGGGCAGGCTGTGGACATTAGTTTGTTAGCTGACAAATGTCAAATGACGAATGTTGATTACTCCATAAATATTGCCCTGATTATTGTTTATGTTCAGTAACAACCAAATACTTTGAAAGGACTTTTGCATGTCAGTCAGATTGAAGATTTATATTGAAGCCATGCATGTATCCCAATTTGTAATGCCTAATTaagcatttatttgttttccagcaaAGCCCAAGCACAGCAAACTGAATTTCATTTGTTGtgtcttctgtatttttcaagattttgctattttatgGATAGTAGTAACACGCcacattttatatttccttCCAAAACAGTCTTTTGATCTCAGTTACATTTGGATTCGGAATGTCTATGCCAAAGGACCTTTAAAAAGTAGAGAAACATGCATACAAGAAATGTGCTCCCAAactaagaaaagaaacatgcaCTGCCTTTGCTCAGAGCTACACTGTGAAATCTCTGTGCCTCACTTGGCATCACAGCCAGCTGGCTCAAGATGCTGGAGCAGAAGATGGAGAAGAGGTTCAGAGACTACCATTATGGTCTGTTAACAAATATTTACACTTACAAATGGACTGCCATCTTCCAGCATAGTTTCAACTACTTTATAACAGAATAAGTTCACTCTTTGGGACACTGAATCTCCTATTTCCCTGTTAAAAAGCTGCCCAGATCATCGTGATAACAACTGTGCCAGGCTATGATGCAAAAGCAGAGCAATCATTGGGGTCATCGCCCAGGTGGCAATGCTACAATGTCCCTTTTTCCCTAGATCTGATTTACAAACATTCCTCCTGTCCCCAGACTTCTGATAACACGTCTGGGCTTCCCTTTTACAGAAACAGCCTCACATGCTCCACTCCTTCAAACACATGCTGGTcttgtccctgctcctgcctggggcgCAGCTCTGAACCATCCAGTGCAGAGTCCAAAGGTGTGGCAGACACAAAGCAGGCCTTTTAAGGTACTTTAAAATTACAACCAGCTGTACCTGCAAGAAGACCAGCATGTGGGCCCCTACACCTAAGCTTCTCTGTGATTGCTCTGGATATTGTTGTGGGGATAATCCTGGCTGGTATTAAATGAAAGTGAATGTCAGTGAAATGTCTCCCAAGTgaagaaaagtgcaaaaagTCATTGAGATGCAAACTCATACTATTAAATCCACTCTGTGTTACTACCTACATGTTAACACTTAAAAGAATACAGACGTCTTTCACACTCCCCTCAGAAGGACTaaattatgagaaaaaataaggaGGATGCACCCTCTGTCGCAGTGAGACTGGGGTCCTGGCTTCACTGGTCAGCCTCTTCCAGTACCCCTGCCCCTCcctaatgagaaaaaataaggaGGATGCACCCTCTGTTGCAGTGAGACTGGGATCCTGGCTTCACTGGTCAGCCCCTTCCAGTACCCCTGCCCCTCCCTAAGACCATGTCATTGCATTCACCTTGTGAATGGCAGGCCCAGGACCAAAGTTTGCCTACAACTATTGACCACCATGCACAAGCTGAACCCCAGTATGCCTTCAGTTATTGGCACTTCCACTGACAGGTTCAGCTTTCGAGCTAGcttgagcagctgccagctgaacATAATGCTCTTTGTAGCAAGCACATCCCAAATGAAGATCCTCGAAAATTTTGATGCTGAGCACCCTTCCTGTAAAATGGCACAGCATTTGATGGCTGTGTCTTCTTACTGCTGGAAAGAACAGAGtctagagagagagagagagagtccAGAAGCCAATTTTATATAAGAAGTTGCAATATATCAGTAATTTTCAGGGAAATTTGGTGAACAACTCTGCAGAACAGTACTTCAGAAGAGTGAGGTAGAATACAATACTTGGAAGCTACAATAGACACTGTCtgcttcccaggctgctcagtATTCTTTGTATTGCTCtttttatggaaaaagaaaccaatcCAGAGATCACCAGGTCTGACTGTAGAAGAGCTAGTCTTTGCAACAGGATCAAGGATTTCTTCAGTTTCTAGAAGCTGCTATACATTCTGCATATCCTGAAGTTTCCAttctcctgcaggaagcaggaaCAGAACAAGAGAGCTTGCATAGTTATCTTTCTTATTGTATAGTAGAAATAATATCTGGAGTGAATTATTTAGATCAAAAAATATAAGGTGTAGAAGTCACTTGGAATGGTAAGCACTTTGAAATTTGCATATATGTGATAATCAGTACCCAAAAGATTCATTATCCATAAGACTATAatgcaaaaggaagaagaactcatgaaacatttcaaattttccATCTGAAGACTCACAGACATTAGTCCCTGGAGCATGGGCAGCACACATTTGCACACAGtttgtaaaaattattatttggaAGTTTTATACTTCAAATTGTCCTTCTATATTGAAAAAGTCCCTAGAATTAGACTCTTAAGATCTCTTTTGTCAGTAAAGGTTTGTCTGCCCAATTAGTATTATGTGCTTCTAAACTTCTAAACTTCTAAACATTTCTTTTAGCATGGGCTTTCACATGCCATGAAAGGGTCTGACTGTTGCAAGAACGGGCTTGCTCTCACCCTCCCTCGCAGTACTGCG
It includes:
- the BASP1 gene encoding brain acid soluble protein 1 — its product is MGGKLSKKKKGYSVNDEKAKDKDKKAEGAATEEEETPKEAEDAQKTTETTEVKENNKEEKGEKDTQVTANKTEEKEGEKEKTVTQEETQKTEPEKSEAVVDAKVEPQKNTEQAPKQEEPTAASAPAASSEAPKPSEPSSDAKASQPSEATAPSKADDKSKEEGEAKKTEAPAAPAAQEIKSEVAPASDSKPSSNEAAPSSKEPAAAAAPSATAKASDPAAPAEEAKPSEGPATNSDQTIAVQD